One segment of Nocardia farcinica DNA contains the following:
- a CDS encoding rhodanese-like domain-containing protein, with product MSYAGDITPRQAWELLRENPAAVLVDVRTEAEWRFVGVPDTSSIDRPTLLIEWVDGTGSPNPRFAEQLGKALADRAPEAPVVFLCRSGQRSAHAADVATELGITPSYNVIEGFEGSLDANGHRGGTGWRAEGLPWRQS from the coding sequence ATGAGTTACGCCGGGGACATCACCCCCCGCCAGGCCTGGGAACTGCTGCGTGAGAACCCCGCGGCCGTCCTCGTCGACGTGCGTACCGAAGCCGAGTGGCGCTTCGTCGGCGTGCCCGACACCAGCTCCATCGACCGGCCCACCCTGCTGATCGAGTGGGTGGACGGCACCGGCTCGCCGAACCCGCGCTTCGCCGAGCAGCTCGGCAAGGCACTGGCCGACCGCGCGCCGGAGGCGCCCGTGGTGTTCCTGTGTCGGTCGGGGCAGCGTTCGGCGCACGCCGCCGACGTCGCGACCGAGCTGGGAATCACCCCGTCCTACAACGTGATCGAGGGCTTCGAGGGTTCGCTGGATGCCAACGGGCACCGCGGCGGCACCGGTTGGCGGGCCGAGGGGCTGCCCTGGAGGCAGTCGTGA
- a CDS encoding O-succinylhomoserine sulfhydrylase, which translates to MITGGAFDKPLPEGVGPATLGVRGGLRRSGFEETAEALYLTSGFVYESAEAAEAAFTGEVEHFVYSRYGNPTVAMFEERIRLMDGAEAAFATASGMSAVFTALGALLGAGDRLVAARSLFGSCFVVCNEILPRWGVETVFVDGEDLDQWERALSVPTAAVFFETPANPMQTLVDVRRVTEIAHAAGAKVVLDNVFATPLLQKGFDLGADVVVYSGTKHIDGQGRVLGGAILGDREYIDGPVKTLMRHTGPALSPFNAWTLLKGLETMPLRVRHSTESALRIARFLESNPAVSWVKYPFLESHPQYDLARAQMSGGGTVVTFELKAAEGEAKKRAFEVLDRLRIIDISNNLGDAKTLITHPATTTHRAMGPEGRAGIGLTDGVVRISVGLEDVDDLLGDLEHALS; encoded by the coding sequence GTGATCACCGGCGGCGCGTTCGACAAGCCGCTGCCCGAGGGCGTCGGTCCCGCGACCCTCGGAGTGCGCGGCGGGCTGCGCCGGTCCGGCTTCGAGGAGACCGCCGAGGCGCTCTACCTGACCTCCGGTTTCGTCTACGAGAGCGCCGAGGCCGCCGAGGCCGCGTTCACCGGCGAGGTGGAGCACTTCGTCTACTCCCGGTACGGCAATCCGACCGTGGCGATGTTCGAGGAACGCATCCGCCTGATGGACGGCGCCGAGGCCGCGTTCGCGACCGCCAGCGGTATGTCGGCGGTGTTCACCGCGCTCGGCGCGCTGCTCGGCGCCGGCGACCGGCTGGTCGCGGCCCGCAGCCTGTTCGGGTCGTGTTTCGTGGTCTGCAACGAGATCCTGCCCCGCTGGGGCGTGGAGACGGTGTTCGTCGACGGCGAGGACCTCGACCAGTGGGAGCGGGCACTGTCGGTGCCCACCGCCGCGGTGTTCTTCGAGACGCCGGCCAACCCGATGCAGACCCTGGTCGACGTGCGCCGGGTCACCGAGATCGCGCACGCCGCGGGCGCGAAAGTGGTGCTGGACAACGTGTTCGCCACACCGCTGCTGCAGAAGGGCTTCGATCTCGGCGCCGACGTGGTCGTCTACTCCGGCACCAAGCACATCGACGGCCAGGGCCGGGTGCTCGGCGGTGCGATCCTCGGCGACCGCGAGTACATCGACGGCCCGGTGAAGACCCTGATGCGCCACACCGGCCCGGCGCTGAGCCCGTTCAACGCCTGGACGCTGCTCAAGGGCCTCGAGACGATGCCGCTGCGCGTGCGGCACTCCACCGAGTCGGCGCTGCGGATCGCCCGCTTCCTCGAGTCGAACCCGGCGGTGAGCTGGGTGAAATACCCGTTCCTCGAATCACATCCGCAGTACGACCTGGCCCGGGCCCAGATGTCCGGTGGCGGCACCGTGGTCACCTTCGAGCTGAAGGCGGCCGAGGGCGAGGCCAAGAAGCGCGCGTTCGAGGTGCTCGACCGGCTGCGGATCATCGACATCTCCAACAACCTCGGCGATGCCAAGACCCTCATCACCCACCCCGCCACCACCACCCATCGCGCGATGGGCCCCGAGGGCCGGGCCGGTATCGGCCTGACCGACGGGGTGGTGCGCATCTCGGTGGGGCTGGAGGACGTCGACGACCTGCTCGGCGATCTCGAGCACGCGCTGAGCTGA
- a CDS encoding DUF3703 domain-containing protein has translation MPALSPAARARYRAEMAAAKTTADPALRWTHLERAHILSQPDPWLHTGNHVAMFALAVRQRDRREAVGQLVRVLVAAPGSLTGRYPEGNTGRANVGLRRPMPIPADLAELLRPAG, from the coding sequence ATGCCCGCCCTCTCCCCCGCCGCCCGCGCCCGCTACCGCGCCGAGATGGCGGCCGCGAAGACCACCGCCGACCCGGCCCTGCGCTGGACGCACCTCGAACGCGCGCACATCCTGTCCCAGCCCGACCCGTGGCTGCACACCGGCAACCACGTCGCGATGTTCGCCCTGGCGGTACGGCAGCGCGACCGCCGCGAGGCCGTCGGCCAGCTCGTCCGCGTCCTCGTCGCCGCGCCCGGCTCGCTGACCGGGCGCTATCCGGAAGGCAACACCGGGCGCGCGAATGTCGGTCTGCGCCGGCCGATGCCGATCCCGGCCGACCTCGCGGAACTGCTGCGGCCGGCCGGATGA
- a CDS encoding sterol desaturase family protein: MSIVVRPLVRYGYVPVMLVGINGAGIALAAAGAAKLWLVALLAAAVALSFAAERVLPYRPAWNRSHGDAGRDTVHTVVNETLVLGSVAAIPALAALLPGTGIWPHSWPFVIQVLVAILIADLGITLAHYASHHIGVLWRFHAVHHSVTRCYGLNGLMKHPLHQTVEMIAGVTPLLLAGIPVPVAAALALAVAVQLLLQHSNADYRVGPLKHVLALNEGHRFHHLKWAGVGDVNFGLFTLIWDHLLGTYSYDPRRRFTSDDLGMAAKPDYPVGYLAQLAEPFRKGH; the protein is encoded by the coding sequence ATGTCCATTGTGGTTCGCCCCCTTGTCCGATACGGCTACGTGCCGGTGATGCTGGTAGGCATCAACGGCGCGGGCATCGCCCTGGCCGCCGCTGGCGCCGCCAAGCTGTGGCTGGTGGCGCTGCTCGCCGCGGCCGTCGCGTTGTCGTTCGCCGCCGAACGTGTGCTGCCCTACCGGCCGGCCTGGAACCGCTCGCACGGCGACGCGGGCCGCGACACCGTCCACACCGTCGTCAACGAGACGCTGGTCCTCGGCTCGGTCGCCGCCATCCCCGCCCTCGCCGCGCTGCTACCGGGTACCGGAATATGGCCGCACAGCTGGCCTTTCGTCATCCAGGTGCTGGTGGCGATCCTGATCGCCGATCTGGGCATCACGCTCGCCCACTACGCCAGCCACCACATCGGGGTGCTGTGGCGATTCCACGCCGTGCACCACAGCGTCACCCGCTGCTACGGCCTCAACGGCCTGATGAAACACCCACTGCACCAGACGGTCGAGATGATCGCCGGGGTCACGCCCCTGCTGCTCGCCGGTATCCCGGTGCCGGTCGCCGCCGCGCTGGCACTGGCCGTGGCCGTGCAACTGCTGCTGCAGCACTCCAACGCCGACTACCGGGTCGGGCCGCTCAAACACGTGCTGGCGCTGAACGAGGGCCACCGCTTCCACCACCTCAAATGGGCGGGGGTGGGCGATGTCAACTTCGGCCTGTTCACCCTGATCTGGGACCACCTGCTCGGCACCTACAGCTACGACCCGCGACGGCGGTTCACCAGCGACGACCTCGGCATGGCCGCGAAACCCGACTATCCGGTGGGCTACCTGGCCCAACTGGCCGAACCATTCCGGAAAGGACACTGA
- a CDS encoding AraC family transcriptional regulator: MGSAAWRGGVVFRPGLMAFTGEIGDADAHAHAAVQVLFVARGGLTLTDAGGQTVSAQAAIIPPGVAHRVRAEAGTSGFLAFLDPDSTTAHAAVARLGGLPADDAASWVAAAVPSPAADPTGRRRRNHPAVAAALRMAVDRPGGPPRLAELAARVGISASRLSHVFTEQVGLPYAAWRRWVRLQLAMDVVRAGDSLTEAAHAAGFADSAHLTRTCRDLIGISPTEALIATGWRPPPAKVS; the protein is encoded by the coding sequence ATGGGTTCGGCGGCGTGGCGCGGCGGGGTGGTGTTCCGCCCCGGGCTGATGGCGTTCACCGGTGAGATCGGCGACGCCGACGCCCACGCGCACGCCGCCGTGCAGGTCCTGTTCGTGGCCCGCGGAGGGCTCACACTGACCGACGCGGGCGGGCAGACCGTCTCCGCCCAGGCCGCGATCATCCCGCCCGGCGTCGCACACCGGGTCCGCGCCGAGGCCGGCACCAGCGGCTTCCTCGCCTTCCTCGATCCCGACAGCACCACCGCGCACGCCGCCGTCGCCCGGCTGGGCGGGCTGCCCGCCGACGACGCCGCCAGCTGGGTCGCGGCCGCCGTGCCGAGCCCCGCCGCCGACCCGACCGGTCGGCGCAGGCGCAACCATCCCGCGGTCGCCGCCGCGCTGCGGATGGCGGTCGACCGCCCCGGCGGACCGCCGCGGCTGGCGGAACTCGCGGCCCGCGTCGGCATTTCGGCCAGTCGCCTCTCGCACGTGTTCACCGAACAGGTCGGGTTGCCGTACGCGGCGTGGCGGCGCTGGGTCCGGCTCCAACTCGCGATGGACGTCGTCCGCGCGGGCGATTCGCTGACCGAGGCCGCGCACGCGGCCGGCTTCGCCGACAGCGCGCACCTGACCCGCACCTGCCGCGACCTGATCGGCATCAGCCCGACCGAAGCGCTCATCGCGACCGGCTGGCGCCCGCCGCCGGCGAAGGTCAGCTGA
- the fgd gene encoding glucose-6-phosphate dehydrogenase (coenzyme-F420) yields MGDLELGFKASAEQFGPRELVDIAVLAEEHGMDSATVSDHFQPWRHKGGHAPFSLAWMAAVGARTERIKLGTSVLTPTFRYNPAVIAQAFATMGCLYPGRVMLGVGTGEALNEIATGYQGEWPKFKERFARLREAVELMRALWTGDRVDFDGQYYRTVGASIYDVPEGGVPIYIAAGGPLVARYAGRAGDGFICTSGKGMELYTDKLMPAVAEGAAKAGRSVDSIDRMIEIKISYDTDPELALENTRFWAPLSLTAEQKHSITDPIEMEAAADALPIEQIAKRWIVASDPDQAVEQIKPYLDAGLNHLVFHAPGHDQRRFLDLFQRDLAPRLRALA; encoded by the coding sequence ATGGGTGATCTCGAGCTGGGATTCAAGGCGTCGGCGGAACAATTCGGCCCACGGGAACTGGTGGACATCGCGGTGCTCGCCGAGGAACACGGCATGGACAGCGCCACGGTGAGCGACCACTTCCAGCCCTGGCGGCACAAGGGCGGGCACGCGCCGTTCTCACTGGCCTGGATGGCCGCGGTGGGCGCGCGCACCGAGCGGATCAAACTGGGCACGTCGGTGCTCACGCCGACCTTCCGCTACAACCCGGCCGTGATCGCGCAGGCCTTCGCCACGATGGGCTGCCTGTACCCGGGGCGGGTCATGCTCGGTGTCGGCACCGGCGAGGCGCTCAACGAGATCGCCACCGGCTACCAGGGTGAGTGGCCGAAGTTCAAGGAGCGGTTCGCGCGGCTGCGCGAGGCGGTGGAGCTGATGCGGGCGCTGTGGACCGGCGACCGGGTCGATTTCGACGGCCAGTACTACCGCACCGTCGGCGCCTCGATCTACGACGTGCCCGAGGGCGGCGTGCCGATCTACATCGCCGCGGGCGGCCCGCTGGTGGCCCGCTACGCCGGGCGTGCGGGCGACGGGTTCATCTGCACCTCGGGCAAGGGCATGGAGCTCTACACCGACAAGCTCATGCCCGCGGTCGCCGAGGGCGCGGCCAAGGCCGGACGCAGCGTGGACAGCATCGACCGGATGATCGAGATCAAGATCTCCTACGACACCGATCCCGAACTGGCACTGGAGAACACCCGGTTCTGGGCGCCGCTGTCGCTGACCGCCGAGCAGAAGCACAGCATCACCGATCCCATCGAAATGGAGGCGGCCGCCGACGCGCTGCCGATCGAGCAGATCGCCAAGCGCTGGATCGTGGCCAGCGACCCGGACCAGGCCGTCGAACAGATCAAGCCCTACCTCGACGCGGGCCTCAACCACCTGGTGTTCCACGCGCCGGGCCACGACCAGCGCCGGTTCCTCGACCTGTTCCAGCGCGATCTGGCACCCCGCCTGCGCGCACTGGCCTGA
- a CDS encoding TetR/AcrR family transcriptional regulator, which yields MSKSGAILSRSDARRDTVVDAAIAEFARTGYHGTPISTVAAAAQISPAYVFKLFPSKVTLFVAALDRCFERIESALAAGAARVPGAKPDEILYEMGGAYAELIGDRNLLMLQVHAQSVVDVPEIGEAMRRGIARVTELAKQRSGAEDAAVQRFIAFGQLCHLITTLGLDGDASPWAAILTEGIRHPG from the coding sequence ATGAGCAAGAGCGGAGCCATCCTCTCCCGGTCGGACGCCCGGCGCGACACCGTCGTCGACGCGGCCATCGCCGAGTTCGCCCGCACCGGCTACCACGGCACGCCGATCAGCACGGTGGCGGCGGCGGCGCAGATCTCCCCCGCGTACGTCTTCAAGTTGTTCCCGAGCAAGGTCACGCTGTTCGTCGCCGCGCTCGACCGCTGTTTCGAGCGGATCGAGAGTGCGCTCGCGGCCGGCGCGGCCCGGGTGCCCGGTGCGAAGCCCGACGAGATCCTGTACGAGATGGGCGGCGCCTACGCCGAACTCATCGGCGACCGGAATCTGCTCATGCTCCAGGTGCACGCCCAGTCCGTCGTCGACGTCCCGGAGATCGGGGAGGCGATGCGGCGCGGTATCGCCCGGGTGACCGAACTGGCCAAACAGCGATCCGGCGCCGAGGACGCCGCGGTGCAACGCTTCATCGCCTTCGGGCAGCTCTGTCACCTGATCACCACCCTCGGGCTCGACGGGGACGCCAGTCCCTGGGCGGCGATCCTCACCGAGGGCATCCGGCACCCCGGCTGA
- a CDS encoding medium chain dehydrogenase/reductase family protein produces the protein MITTATEIVLPGRVEPDGLLVTRRELPGPGPGQALVRVEASGVSFAEQQMRRGKYYDQPPFPFVPGYDLVGIVTAVGQDVDAALVGRRVAALTKIGGWTSAALLDAADLVPVPEPLDAAAAETFVVNGITAWQMLFRTAKVRAGQTILVHGANGGVGSTLVQLARAHGIHVIGTASARHRRAVEELGATWIDYRTEVARQVRELAPGGVNAVFDHIGGPGIVESFRLLAPHGTLVSYGTAATKDQEGNSRLPVLKLLARLVLWNALPNKRNAHFFNLWAGKRNLSRFRARIAADLGAVFDLAAQGVLRAKVAARVPLSAAARAVELAESGSVVGKVVLVADEG, from the coding sequence ATGATCACCACAGCCACCGAAATCGTGCTGCCCGGCCGCGTCGAGCCGGACGGCCTGCTCGTCACCCGGCGCGAGCTGCCCGGGCCGGGCCCCGGCCAGGCGCTCGTGCGGGTCGAGGCGAGCGGCGTCTCCTTCGCCGAGCAGCAGATGCGACGCGGCAAGTACTACGACCAGCCACCGTTCCCGTTCGTGCCCGGCTACGACCTGGTCGGCATCGTCACCGCGGTGGGCCAGGACGTCGACGCCGCGCTGGTGGGACGCCGGGTGGCGGCACTGACCAAGATCGGCGGCTGGACCAGCGCCGCCCTGCTGGACGCCGCCGACCTGGTGCCCGTGCCGGAGCCACTCGACGCCGCCGCGGCCGAAACCTTCGTCGTCAACGGGATCACCGCGTGGCAGATGCTGTTCCGCACCGCGAAAGTCCGTGCCGGACAGACCATCCTGGTGCACGGCGCGAACGGCGGGGTCGGATCGACCCTCGTCCAGCTGGCGCGCGCCCACGGCATCCATGTCATCGGCACGGCCTCGGCGCGCCACCGCCGCGCCGTCGAGGAACTCGGCGCGACCTGGATCGACTATCGCACCGAAGTGGCACGGCAGGTACGGGAGCTGGCGCCGGGCGGGGTGAACGCGGTGTTCGACCACATCGGCGGTCCCGGCATCGTCGAGTCGTTCCGCCTGCTCGCCCCGCACGGCACCCTGGTCTCCTACGGCACCGCCGCGACCAAGGACCAGGAGGGCAATTCCCGGCTGCCGGTGCTGAAGCTGCTCGCGCGGTTGGTGCTGTGGAACGCGCTGCCCAACAAGCGGAATGCGCACTTCTTCAATCTGTGGGCGGGTAAGCGCAACCTGTCGCGCTTCCGCGCCCGGATCGCCGCGGACCTCGGCGCCGTCTTCGACCTCGCGGCACAGGGCGTACTGCGCGCCAAGGTAGCGGCCCGGGTTCCGTTGAGCGCGGCGGCCCGCGCGGTCGAGCTCGCCGAATCCGGTTCCGTCGTCGGCAAAGTCGTTCTCGTCGCCGACGAAGGCTGA
- a CDS encoding dihydrofolate reductase family protein, which produces MTLDGVVDSPGGQVEGHRSGGWVMDSEFLPEAFALKGEELAETTALMFGRRSYEAFAPIWPGSEDHAAYKELPKYVVSTGLADDALVEDWGPITILRSTEQVAELKQTEGGAIFIHGSAELARRLSEADLIDRYNLLVFPVLLGAGKSLFSRADRDKQQLRLRESASYTNGVTKLVYDVVH; this is translated from the coding sequence ATGACGCTGGACGGCGTGGTGGATTCGCCGGGCGGTCAGGTCGAGGGGCATCGCAGCGGCGGCTGGGTGATGGACTCCGAGTTCCTGCCCGAGGCGTTCGCGCTCAAGGGCGAGGAACTGGCCGAGACCACGGCGTTGATGTTCGGCCGTCGCAGCTACGAGGCGTTCGCCCCGATCTGGCCGGGTTCGGAGGATCACGCCGCGTACAAGGAGCTTCCCAAGTACGTCGTCTCGACCGGCCTCGCCGACGACGCGCTGGTCGAGGACTGGGGTCCGATCACGATCCTGCGCTCGACCGAGCAGGTGGCCGAACTGAAGCAGACCGAGGGCGGAGCCATCTTCATCCACGGCAGCGCCGAGCTGGCCCGCCGCCTGTCCGAGGCCGATCTGATCGACCGGTACAACCTGCTGGTGTTCCCGGTGTTGCTCGGAGCGGGCAAGAGCCTGTTCAGCCGGGCGGACCGCGACAAGCAGCAGCTACGCCTGCGCGAATCCGCGAGCTACACCAACGGGGTCACCAAACTCGTCTACGACGTGGTGCACTGA
- a CDS encoding helix-turn-helix domain-containing protein produces the protein MGLLFQTRASESPWIDSVWTCRSEQVARMTSVASETWGLVFWQREGRAYAAVTGPESRTGTAPVPEDATFVGIQFAVGTSLRTVAAPFLVDSGIVLPDVTERGFWLDGARWETPHPDDAEALVARLVREGVVGRDPLVTAALRGEATDVSDRTMERRFRAATGLTRGAVRQIARARAAAVLLSSGTAESDVVTGLGYYDGPHLARALRRYVGRTARQLREGSGGALALDPASVHHVVDEFGDPVGVARGFAQA, from the coding sequence GTGGGATTGCTGTTCCAGACGCGCGCGTCGGAGTCGCCGTGGATCGACTCGGTGTGGACGTGCCGCAGCGAGCAGGTCGCCCGGATGACCTCCGTCGCGAGCGAGACCTGGGGGCTGGTGTTCTGGCAGCGGGAGGGCCGGGCGTACGCGGCGGTCACCGGCCCGGAGAGCCGCACCGGCACGGCCCCGGTCCCCGAGGACGCGACCTTCGTGGGCATCCAGTTCGCGGTCGGCACCTCGCTGCGTACGGTGGCCGCGCCGTTCCTGGTGGACAGCGGCATCGTCCTGCCCGATGTCACCGAACGCGGTTTCTGGCTCGACGGCGCGCGCTGGGAGACCCCGCACCCCGACGACGCCGAAGCGCTGGTCGCGCGGCTGGTCCGCGAGGGCGTCGTCGGTCGTGACCCGCTGGTCACCGCGGCCCTGCGCGGCGAGGCCACCGACGTCTCCGACCGCACGATGGAGCGCCGCTTCCGGGCGGCGACCGGCCTCACCCGCGGCGCCGTCCGTCAGATCGCGCGGGCCCGCGCCGCCGCGGTGCTGCTGTCTTCGGGCACCGCCGAGAGCGACGTCGTCACCGGGCTCGGGTACTACGACGGGCCGCACCTCGCCCGGGCCCTGCGCCGCTATGTCGGACGCACGGCCCGGCAGTTGCGCGAGGGCTCGGGCGGTGCGCTCGCGCTCGACCCGGCCTCAGTGCACCACGTCGTAGACGAGTTTGGTGACCCCGTTGGTGTAGCTCGCGGATTCGCGCAGGCGTAG
- a CDS encoding HAD-IIA family hydrolase, which translates to MTDNCRVTIDDEPILSYLTDMDGVLVSEDHLVPGADEFLAELRANETPFLVLTNNSIRTPRDLQARLRTTGLDIPEESIWTSALATATFLNDQRPNGTAYVVGESGLTTALHEIGYVLTDSDPDYVVLGETRTYSFEAITTAIRLVERGARFIATNPDATGPSREGVLPATGSVAALITRATGRDPYYVGKPNPLMMRSALRRLGAHSQSTVMIGDRMDTDVISGLEAGMRTILVTSGISTRAAVEQYPYRPTMVIDSVADLVGRTKNPFG; encoded by the coding sequence ATGACGGACAATTGCCGGGTGACCATCGATGACGAGCCGATCCTGTCCTACCTGACCGATATGGACGGCGTGCTGGTGAGCGAGGACCATCTGGTGCCGGGCGCCGACGAGTTCCTCGCCGAATTGCGCGCGAACGAGACGCCGTTCCTCGTGCTCACCAACAACTCCATCCGCACCCCGCGCGACCTGCAGGCCCGGCTGCGCACCACCGGCCTGGACATCCCGGAGGAGTCCATCTGGACCTCCGCGCTGGCCACCGCGACCTTCCTCAACGACCAGCGCCCGAACGGCACCGCGTACGTGGTGGGGGAGTCCGGCCTCACCACGGCGCTGCACGAGATCGGTTACGTGCTCACCGACAGCGACCCCGACTACGTCGTGCTCGGCGAGACCCGCACCTACTCCTTCGAGGCCATCACCACCGCCATCCGCCTGGTCGAACGCGGCGCCCGTTTCATCGCCACCAATCCGGACGCCACCGGCCCGTCGCGCGAGGGGGTACTGCCTGCGACCGGCTCGGTCGCCGCCCTGATCACCCGCGCCACCGGACGCGACCCGTACTACGTCGGCAAACCCAACCCGCTGATGATGCGCTCGGCACTGCGCCGCCTCGGCGCCCATTCCCAGTCGACGGTGATGATCGGCGACCGCATGGACACCGACGTGATCTCCGGTCTGGAGGCGGGCATGCGCACGATCCTGGTCACCTCGGGCATCTCCACCCGCGCCGCCGTCGAGCAGTACCCCTACCGCCCGACCATGGTCATCGACTCGGTCGCCGACCTGGTGGGACGCACGAAGAATCCCTTCGGCTGA
- a CDS encoding MarR family winged helix-turn-helix transcriptional regulator gives MSEPLSAQQLFSTAAITSFRLNGQFLAVAEELARPAGLTAAWWQVLGAVLREPLPVSGIARAMGITRQSVQRIADLLVDKGLAEYRPNPAHRRAKLVAPTEAGRAAVARIDPGHAARAAALAAHLGPTRLTEIVSALTDLTRALEALEKE, from the coding sequence ATGAGCGAACCGCTCTCGGCCCAGCAGCTGTTCAGCACGGCCGCCATCACCTCGTTCCGCCTGAACGGCCAATTCCTCGCCGTCGCCGAGGAATTGGCCCGCCCGGCCGGGCTCACCGCAGCCTGGTGGCAGGTGCTCGGGGCGGTCCTGCGCGAGCCGTTGCCGGTGTCCGGCATCGCCCGCGCGATGGGCATCACCCGCCAGAGCGTGCAGCGCATCGCCGATCTGCTCGTGGACAAGGGCCTGGCCGAATACCGCCCCAACCCCGCACACCGGCGCGCCAAACTCGTCGCCCCCACCGAGGCGGGCCGCGCCGCCGTCGCCCGCATCGACCCCGGGCACGCCGCCCGCGCCGCCGCCCTCGCCGCGCACCTCGGGCCCACCCGCCTCACCGAAATAGTGTCCGCCCTCACCGACCTGACCCGAGCCCTGGAGGCCCTGGAGAAGGAGTGA
- a CDS encoding type 1 glutamine amidotransferase family protein: METRTVHTAVYDTLADWEVGAAIAHINNPEWQRNPGSFEVRTVGLTRDPIRTKGGVRIVPDLALGELTPEQSAGLILPGADTWVPGDLAPFAAAAAGFLDAGVPVAAICGATYGLAAAGLLDTRKHTSNAPQFLAASGYAGADHYVEQPAVSDGVLVTATGTAPFEFAREVLRVLDVYEPHVLDAWYRLFAHNDVSAFLALQDHAAAE; this comes from the coding sequence ATGGAAACGAGGACCGTCCACACCGCCGTCTACGACACGCTCGCCGACTGGGAGGTCGGCGCGGCCATCGCGCACATCAACAACCCCGAGTGGCAGCGCAACCCGGGCAGCTTCGAGGTCCGCACCGTCGGACTCACCCGCGATCCCATCCGCACCAAGGGCGGCGTCCGCATCGTGCCCGATCTCGCGCTCGGCGAGCTCACCCCCGAGCAGAGCGCCGGGCTGATCCTGCCGGGCGCCGACACCTGGGTGCCCGGCGATTTGGCGCCCTTCGCGGCGGCCGCGGCCGGCTTCCTCGACGCGGGCGTGCCGGTGGCGGCGATCTGCGGCGCCACCTACGGCCTGGCCGCGGCCGGGTTGCTCGACACCAGGAAGCACACCAGCAACGCGCCGCAGTTCCTCGCGGCCAGCGGTTACGCCGGAGCCGACCACTACGTCGAGCAGCCCGCGGTGTCCGACGGCGTGCTCGTCACCGCGACGGGCACCGCGCCGTTCGAGTTCGCCCGCGAAGTGTTGCGCGTGCTCGACGTCTACGAGCCGCATGTGCTCGACGCCTGGTATCGCCTGTTCGCGCACAACGACGTGAGCGCGTTCCTCGCGCTGCAGGACCACGCGGCGGCTGAATGA